The Argopecten irradians isolate NY chromosome 16, Ai_NY, whole genome shotgun sequence genome window below encodes:
- the LOC138311086 gene encoding uncharacterized protein → MILIVWVLYCGLLVSGKSLDIQPDERNVHNPHAIATKVQQWTDILDNGSCGFPMFTCHTTGVCIYFLSAVCDGVFDCYNGEDEMHCTHADKAALHHLNNLYGYTPEPTAHHSNIHTSKPHTSSGQHFNQITQQPETTSTQRITTGTSPSTVTPHWIEFTPSQGQTMPLLG, encoded by the exons ATGATTCTGATTGTATGGGTATTATACTGCGGACTCTTGGTTTCTGGGAAGTCACTAG ATATACAGCCGGACGAGAGGAATGTTCATAATCCACACGCTATAGCGACAAAGGTTCAACAATGGACGGATATTCTCG ACAATGGTAGCTGTGGATTTCCAATGTTTACCTGCCATACAACTGGAGTGTGTATCTACTTTCTAAGTGCAGTATGTGACGGCGTCTTCGACTGTTATAATGGAGAAGACGAAATGCATTGTACTCACGCAGACAAAG CTGCTCTGCATCACCTCAATAACTTGTATGGTTATACACCCGAACCTACTGCGCACCATTCGAATATACATACATCAAAGCCTCATACTTCAAGTGGACAGCACTTCAACCAAATTACTCAGCAACCGGAAACAACATCAACCCAGAGGATAACCACAG GAACATCACCCTCTACAGTGACTCCCCATTGGATTGAGTTCACTCCCTCACAGGGACAAACTATGCCTTTATTAGGATAG
- the LOC138310784 gene encoding uncharacterized protein, with translation RQVEILELKGKQDVKPKVSGSDLRGPKLPAFEEGKDNIDSYLQRFERFATTQGWDREGQWASNLSVLLKGRALDVFSRLPVDQSLDYSVLKDALLKRFETTEQGFRKKFKTGRPEAGETFVQFAVRLDSYFLRWLEMANSPKTFEGVKDLIIRDQFIQACGNELTLFLKERIPATITEMAKLADQFADARGNTANLLKFRPDGHKKQFNGVNSKSGDSQVIKQSSTEYSSRSKQSGSGKHCFICNKTDHLSYNCPKKSKKGQVQCISARGKKVIVKPTGDCDMEKVGKEVKPEASGTNILSTSCERQVSCGMPVIKGRIGNHSVMVLRDTGCSGAVIRRSLVADKDLTGETQTCVVANGDKVVVPIAKVFVDSPYFVGSLCAWCMDNPVYDVILGNIPGVRHANGPDKDWKPKEVVQAVQTRAQVKRDGQQYRPLKVPKVMQDIGSPDEIKETQMTDGSLAKYWHFVKEGSVKDRTDGGSSRFYVGRGLLYREFHSPGVEGGRVFKQLVIPEKLRSTVVRLAHDTMMAGHLGAKKTMDRIRTEFFWPGMASDVTRFCRSCDVCQRTIPKGRISKVPLGQMPLIDTPFQRVAIDLVGPLQPVTDRGNRYILTIVDYATRYPEAVALKGIETERVAEALVDVYSRVGIPREVLTDCGTQFTSELMQEVSRLLSIRQLSTTPYHPMCNGLVERFNGTLKAMLRKMCAERPRDWDKYLNALLFAYREVPQESLGYSPFELLYGRTVRGPMMILRELWTKEVPDPDTKTTYQYVVDLKDRLEETCKLAQEQLRSARSRQAKYYNRKAKARDMKPGDKVLVLLPTKRNKLLMQWRGPYMIEEKRGSMDYRVNVEGKKKTLHANLLKLYVERRCQVMVGQDFGVLSVVCNAMVTDEDESEDDDFPPGNIITIPPPTRTESIDDVAVSELLTSDQTTDIRNILAEFEDVLTDVPGKTNLGKHDIKTTTCEPVRVKSHSIPYSMKNTIKEELDKMLRMGVIEPSESPYAAPVVIVREKDGTNRFCIDFRQLNRVTIFDAEPMPNADDIFARLSGHKYFSRLDLIKGYWQVPMSKSAQEKTAFTTLFGLFQFSVMPFGLVNAPATFCRIMRKLLRGMDGIESFIDDILIYSRNWNDHMRVLRDLFTRLRKANLTARPSKCALGYGSLECLGHIVGDQRLLPNPDKVKAILSVPRPETKKQVRSFLGMAGYYQKFIPDFAAISVPLTDLTRKGQPHKIVWGEAQVTAFETLKKVLSSSPILKLPSLEEEFILQTDAFDYGIGAVLLQEEAGDRLPVAYASRKLKGAETAYAVVEKECLAVVWGVLKFQRYLYGRHFVLETDHQPLLYLNKLKGTNSRLMRWALVLQPYRFTIRAIRGSENVGADCLSRL, from the coding sequence CGACAGGTAGAAATCTTGGAGCTTAAGGGTAAGCAGGATGTTAAACCGAAAGTTAGTGGTAGTGACTTACGGGGTCCTAAATTACCAGCGTTTGAGGAGGGCAAAGACAACATTGATTCATATTTGCAGAGATTTGAACGATTTGCTACTACCCAAGGATGGGATAGGGAAGGTCAGTGGGCATCAAATTTGAGTGTATTGCTTAAAGGAAGGGCATTGGATGTGTTTAGCCGACTACCAGTAGATCAGAGTCTGGATTATTCCGTATTGAAGGATGCTTTGTTAAAAAGATTTGAGACAACTGAGCAAGGATTTAGGAAGAAGTTTAAGACGGGCCGACCAGAAGCTGGAGAGACTTTTGTGCAGTTTGCCGTAAGGTTAGATAGTTATTTCTTGAGATGGTTGGAGATGGCGAATTCACCGAAAACGTTTGAGGGTGTAAAAGACTTGATCATTCGGGACCAGTTTATCCAAGCTTGTGGCAACGAACTGACATTGTTCCTAAAGGAGCGTATTCCAGCAACGATTACCGAGATGGCTAAATTGGCGGATCAGTTCGCAGATGCTAGAGGGAATACGGCAAATCTACTAAAGTTTCGTCCTGATGGACATAAGAAGCAGTTCAATGGGGTAAATAGTAAGTCCGGAGACAGCCAAGTTATTAAGCAGTCATCGACCGAGTACAGTTCTAGGTCCAAACAGTCAGGATCAGGGAAGCATTGctttatatgtaataaaactGACCACTTGTCGTACAACTGTCCTAAGAAGTCGAAGAAAGGCCAGGTTCAGTGTATTTCGGCCAGAGGTAAAAAGGTTATTGTCAAGCCTACTGGAGACTGTGATATGGAGAAGGTAGGGAAGGAAGTGAAACCAGAGGCATCAGGGACGAATATATTGTCAACATCATGTGAACGTCAGGTAAGCTGTGGTATGCCGGTGATAAAGGGACGGATTGGGAATCACTCTGTGATGGTGCTTAGGGACACTGGATGTTCAGGAGCAGTTATTCGTAGAAGTCTGGTGGCTGATAAGGATTTGACAGGTGAGACACAGACCTGTGTCGTGGCGAATGGTGATAAAGTGGTGGTGCCCATTGCAAAGGTGTTTGTAGACTCGCCATACTTTGTCGGAAGTTTATGTGCTTGGTGTATGGATAATCCCGTGTATGATGTAATACTGGggaatattccaggggttagaCATGCTAATGGACCAGATAAGGACTGGAAACCAAAAGAAGTCGTACAAGCTGTACAGACAAGAGCGCAAGTGAAGAGAGATGGTCAGCAATATCGTCCTTTGAAGGTGCCAAAAGTGATGCAGGATATCGGAAGCCCAGATGAGATTAAAGAGACACAGATGACTGATGGGTCGCTTGCGAAGTACTGGCATTTCGTAAAGGAAGGTAGTGTCAAGGACAGAACAGATGGTGGGTCGTCTAGATTTTATGTAGGACGAGGGTTGCTTTACAGAGAGTTTCATAGTCCAGGTGTTGAAGGAGGACGGGTTTTCAAGCAGTTGGTGATACCTGAGAAGTTGCGGTCTACAGTTGTGAGACTCGCTCATGATACCATGATGGCTGGACATTTGGGAGCTAAGAAGACTATGGATAGGATCCGCACAGAGTTCTTTTGGCCGGGTATGGCATCAGACGTTACTAGGTTCTGTAGGTCCTGTGATGTGTGCCAGAGGACTATTCCCAAAGGTAGGATTAGCAAGGTACCTCTTGGACAAATGCCACTTATAGATACCCCATTCCAGCGTGTTGCCATAGACTTGGTGGGACCATTACAACCGGTTACTGATCGAGGAAATCGCTATATACTTACTATAGTAGATTATGCTACCCGGTACCCGGAAGCCGTCGCTTTAAAGGGAATCGAGACTGAGCGTGTGGCTGAGGCCCTGGTAGATGTTTATAGTCGTGTTGGAATTCCACGTGAAGTACTGACAGATTGTGGAACTCAGTTTACCTCGGAACTGATGCAAGAGGTCAGCAGATTATTGTCAATACGCCAGTTATCGACAACTCCTTACCACCCTATGTGCAACGGCTTAGTAGAGCGGTTCAATGGGACACTTAAAGCGATGTTACGTAAGATGTGTGCTGAACGTCCGCGAGACTGGGACAAGTACCTTAATGCGCTTTTATTCGCCTATCGTGAAGTACCCCAAGAAAGCCTTGGCTATTCGCCCTTTGAGTTGCTCTACGGGAGAACGGTCAGAGGACCGATGATGATTCTCCGGGAACTTTGGACGAAGGAAGTTCCAGACCCAGATACAAAGACCACATACCAGTACGTGGTGGACCTAAAGGATAGGTTAGAAGAGACTTGTAAGTTGGCACAAGAGCAACTTCGATCAGCAAGGTCACGCCAAGCAAAGTACTACAACAGGAAAGCAAAAGCTCGTGACATGAAACCTGGAGACAAGGTATTAGTACTTCTACCGACCAAAAGGAACAAACTCTTGATGCAGTGGAGAGGACCATACATGATTGAGGAAAAGAGGGGTTCAATGGATTACAGGGTGAATGTTGAAGGGAAGAAGAAGACGTTACACGCCAACCTTTTGAAGTTGTATGTTGAGCGGAGATGTCAGGTGATGGTGGGACAAGATTTTGGAGTACTGTCAGTGGTATGTAATGCCATGGTAACAGACGAGGACGAAAGTGAAGATGATGATTTTCCTCCTGGGAATATCATCACTATTCCGCCACCGACGAGAACAGAGTCGATAGATGACGTCGCAGTATCAGAGTTACTGACCTCAGATCAGACAACGGATATCAGGAATATTTTAGCGGAATTTGAAGATGTACTCACTGATGTTCCAGGAAAGACAAACCTAGGGAAACATGACATAAAGACAACAACATGTGAACCTGTCAGAGTGAAGAGTCATAGTATTCCATACAGTATGAAGAACACAATTAAAGAAGAACTAGATAAGATGTTACGAATGGGTGTCATCGAGCCGTCAGAGTCTCCATACGCGGCGCCTGTGGTGATTGTACGGGAAAAAGACGGAACCAACCGTTTCTGTATCGATTTCCGCCAACTCAACCGCGTCACCATTTTTGACGCAGAGCCGATGCCTAATGCAGATGATATTTTCGCAAGGCTCTCTGGACACAAATACTTTTCACGTCTAGATTTAATCAAAGGCTACTGGCAGGTGCCGATGTCAAAGTCCGCACAGGAGAAAACAGCTTTCACTACGCTATTCGGACTATTCCAATTTTCAGTGATGCCGTTTGGACTTGTAAATGCTCCGGCAACATTTTGTCGCATCATGAGGAAACTCCTGCGAGGTATGGACGGCATTGAAAGTTTCATTGATGATATTCTCATCTACTCTAGGAACTGGAACGACCATATGCGTGTTTTGAGGGATTTGTTCACTCGTCTACGGAAAGCTAATCTCACAGCAAGACCTTCTAAATGTGCCTTGGGTTATGGAAGTCTGGAATGCCTAGGCCACATTGTGGGAGACCAGCGTCTTTTACCAAACCCAGACAAGGTGAAGGCTATACTTAGCGTTCCGCGACCTGAGACGAAGAAGCAGGTGCGTTCGTTCTTAGGGATGGCTGGATATTATCAGAAATTTATACCGGATTTCGCAGCGATATCCGTACCGTTGACCGACCTGACAAGGAAAGGCCAACCACACAAGATTGTTTGGGGCGAAGCACAAGTGACAGCGTTCGAGACGCTGAAGAAAGTTTTATCTTCAAGTCCTATTCTGAAGTTACCAAGTTTGGAAGAGGAATTTATCCTACAGACTGATGCTTTTGATTATGGCATTGGGGCAGTGCTTCTTCAGGAAGAGGCTGGAGATCGTCTTCCAGTTGCTTACGCCAGTCGGAAACTCAAAGGGGCAGAGACTGCCTACGCAGTAGTGGAAAAGGAGTGCTTAGCTGTTGTTTGGGGAGTGCTGAAGTTCCAAAGATATCTCTATGGACGACATTTTGTTCTTGAGACAGACCACCAGCCACTCCTGTATCTCAACAAACTGAAGGGAACCAATTCTCGGCTCATGAGGTGGGCGTTGGTGTTACAACCATACAGGTTCACCATCAGAGCGATCCGAGGAAGTGAAAACGTTGGGGCCGATTGTTTGAGTAGACTGTAA